From a region of the Spelaeicoccus albus genome:
- a CDS encoding GNAT family N-acetyltransferase yields MTPSDLIIREPVPADGPAIGAVHVDAWQYAYADLMPAEFLAGLDAEERGKWWQRTLGLPPDGNTVLVAELDGRIVGFVVFGEPRDDVPAGTGEIAAINFAHDAWGSGYGSALFARAVQGLKARGFTGAYLWVAAGNKRAIGFYRHHGWSDDGFEEADEQRGFTIRERRFSIEF; encoded by the coding sequence ATGACACCGAGCGACCTCATCATCCGCGAGCCCGTGCCCGCCGACGGGCCGGCGATCGGCGCCGTGCACGTCGATGCGTGGCAGTACGCGTACGCCGACCTGATGCCCGCCGAATTTCTTGCCGGCCTGGACGCCGAGGAGCGGGGCAAGTGGTGGCAGCGAACCCTTGGGCTGCCACCGGACGGCAATACGGTTCTCGTGGCCGAACTGGACGGTCGGATCGTCGGGTTCGTGGTATTTGGAGAGCCGCGCGACGACGTGCCGGCCGGCACGGGCGAAATCGCCGCCATCAATTTTGCGCACGATGCGTGGGGCAGCGGATACGGATCGGCGTTGTTCGCCCGCGCCGTGCAGGGGCTGAAGGCACGCGGGTTCACCGGTGCCTACCTCTGGGTGGCCGCCGGCAATAAGCGCGCCATCGGGTTCTACCGGCATCACGGGTGGAGCGACGACGGCTTCGAAGAGGCCGACGAACAACGCGGATTCACCATCCGCGAGCGCAGATTCTCGATCGAGTTCTGA
- a CDS encoding MFS transporter, producing the protein MSAAHDLPVSWRNAVGTRIGWIAVAMVVIELIAGMQTYVTQTVKPLMAAELDGRHLYGIITAVSQIGTFITMPIGGALLTRFRSSTLLTLLLPVTALGSALCALAADMPTFLVGTAIRALAAGALATVGMGVIVTEMPKHWRRIVLAALSGVWVFASIIGPAYASWISVVAGWRWALVAYLPILFAARGMIARQLRHSPVRADDAAGLSIPSALLLAAGITLVSLFTDTSWWRIAACGAGVTAVLIAVRALLPSGVARLARGRPGAIAAMFVLCGVYFGASGLIAIAAHDTLAFSAPQIGVLLAAGGLGWAVVGFHCGRRPAASGAAFTARLTRAIGGLLSGLVLVGTAMQLPSGTASGTIFVIGWLLAGVGMGFGYIDIMNRIVEPTDDGIGQARAATAVVLAESVAAALFTTLTTTSLVSMTAAWGGRSVGFLFFALAALGLVLIPAARHAAAVPRPANTGASH; encoded by the coding sequence ATGTCCGCAGCGCACGATTTGCCGGTCAGCTGGCGAAACGCCGTCGGCACCAGGATCGGATGGATAGCCGTCGCCATGGTGGTGATCGAGCTCATTGCGGGCATGCAGACCTACGTCACGCAAACCGTCAAACCGCTCATGGCCGCCGAATTGGACGGGCGGCACTTGTACGGCATCATCACGGCCGTCAGCCAGATCGGCACGTTCATCACGATGCCGATCGGAGGGGCATTACTCACGCGCTTTCGCTCGTCGACCCTGTTGACTTTGCTGCTGCCGGTGACGGCGCTCGGGTCCGCATTGTGCGCCCTGGCAGCGGATATGCCGACATTCCTGGTCGGCACCGCCATACGCGCGCTGGCCGCGGGCGCGCTTGCCACTGTCGGCATGGGAGTCATCGTCACCGAGATGCCGAAACACTGGCGTCGGATCGTCCTGGCGGCGCTGTCCGGGGTCTGGGTGTTCGCGTCGATCATCGGTCCGGCCTATGCGTCGTGGATTTCGGTGGTGGCCGGCTGGCGATGGGCGCTCGTGGCATACCTGCCGATCCTCTTCGCGGCGCGCGGGATGATTGCCCGGCAGTTGCGACATTCGCCGGTGCGGGCCGACGACGCTGCCGGCCTCTCGATTCCCTCGGCCCTGCTTTTAGCCGCGGGGATCACACTTGTCTCGCTTTTCACCGACACATCGTGGTGGCGCATCGCGGCATGCGGCGCGGGCGTGACAGCAGTCCTGATCGCAGTCCGCGCGCTATTGCCGAGCGGCGTCGCGCGCTTGGCGCGCGGCCGCCCCGGCGCCATCGCGGCCATGTTCGTGCTGTGCGGCGTGTACTTCGGCGCATCCGGCCTGATCGCGATAGCCGCTCACGACACTCTTGCATTTTCGGCCCCGCAAATCGGCGTGCTCCTGGCCGCCGGAGGACTGGGGTGGGCAGTCGTCGGATTCCATTGCGGACGGCGTCCGGCGGCGTCCGGCGCAGCGTTCACGGCTCGCCTGACCCGAGCGATAGGAGGACTGCTGTCCGGGCTTGTGCTGGTAGGAACAGCGATGCAACTGCCGTCCGGGACGGCGTCCGGAACCATCTTCGTCATCGGCTGGCTGCTTGCCGGCGTCGGGATGGGGTTCGGATATATCGACATCATGAACCGCATTGTCGAGCCGACGGACGATGGGATCGGCCAGGCGCGGGCCGCCACGGCCGTCGTGTTGGCCGAATCGGTCGCGGCAGCGCTTTTCACGACGCTCACCACCACGTCTCTCGTCTCGATGACGGCCGCCTGGGGCGGCCGCTCGGTCGGGTTCCTCTTCTTTGCCCTGGCCGCGCTGGGGCTCGTACTCATCCCGGCGGCACGGCATGCGGCGGCCGTGCCGCGGCCCGCGAATACCGGGGCGAGTCATTGA
- the map gene encoding type I methionyl aminopeptidase produces MIEFFTATEVEQMRPAGKFVARVLSTLQGEVGVGTNLLEIDAMAEKMIRERGAVSCYVDYHPSFGASPFGKVICTSVNDAALHGLPHDYQLQDGDLVSLDFAVSVDGWVADSALSFVVGTPRQEDLHMIDVTDEALAAGIAAARTGNKLGDISASIGKIATDNGFSVNTDFGGHGVGRIMHGDPHVPNNGRPGRGLKLKPGLVIAIEPWLMHTTDKIYTDNDGWTLRSADGSRAAHMEHTIAITDGDPIIMTQRG; encoded by the coding sequence GTGATCGAGTTCTTTACGGCTACCGAAGTCGAACAAATGCGCCCGGCCGGAAAGTTCGTCGCACGCGTCCTGTCCACGTTGCAGGGCGAGGTCGGCGTCGGCACGAACCTGCTCGAGATCGACGCGATGGCCGAAAAAATGATTCGCGAGCGCGGGGCAGTCAGCTGCTACGTCGATTATCACCCGTCGTTCGGAGCGTCGCCGTTCGGCAAGGTCATTTGCACGTCGGTGAACGATGCCGCGCTGCACGGGCTTCCGCACGATTATCAGCTGCAGGACGGCGACTTGGTCAGCCTTGATTTCGCGGTGTCCGTCGACGGCTGGGTCGCCGATTCGGCACTCAGCTTCGTCGTGGGCACGCCGCGTCAAGAGGACCTGCACATGATCGACGTGACCGACGAGGCGTTGGCGGCCGGGATCGCGGCGGCCCGGACCGGAAACAAGCTCGGCGACATCTCGGCGTCCATCGGCAAGATCGCAACGGACAACGGCTTCAGCGTCAACACGGATTTCGGCGGTCATGGGGTCGGGCGCATCATGCACGGCGATCCGCACGTGCCCAACAACGGAAGGCCCGGGCGCGGCCTGAAGCTCAAGCCGGGCCTCGTCATTGCAATCGAGCCGTGGCTGATGCACACCACCGATAAGATCTACACCGATAACGACGGCTGGACTCTACGCAGCGCCGACGGTTCGCGCGCCGCGCATATGGAGCACACGATCGCAATCACCGATGGCGACCCGATCATCATGACCCAGCGCGGGTAG
- a CDS encoding TetR/AcrR family transcriptional regulator codes for MPRAGLTPARIVDEAAILADEVGWEQLTLAALAKRLGVQLPSLYKHVAGLPALRRLLAVRAKTELATVLTRTVAGKSRRTALGALAEAFMGWARRHPGLYPATVVAPVVGDVEDERASADAVQVIYAVLEGYGLDDERKVDVTRSLRAALHGFVGLRQAGGFAMERSVDDSLGWLIGTFDNACNSR; via the coding sequence GTGCCTAGAGCAGGTCTCACCCCGGCACGCATCGTCGACGAAGCCGCGATCCTCGCTGACGAGGTCGGCTGGGAGCAACTGACGCTCGCCGCCCTCGCCAAGCGTCTCGGCGTCCAGCTTCCGAGCCTCTATAAGCACGTGGCGGGTCTGCCGGCGCTTCGCCGCCTGTTGGCCGTGCGTGCCAAGACCGAGCTGGCCACCGTGCTCACGCGCACAGTTGCCGGCAAATCACGCCGGACGGCTCTTGGGGCATTGGCCGAAGCGTTCATGGGATGGGCCCGGCGACATCCGGGCCTCTATCCGGCGACCGTCGTTGCTCCCGTTGTCGGTGATGTCGAGGACGAGCGGGCAAGCGCGGACGCCGTCCAGGTCATTTACGCCGTGCTGGAGGGGTACGGCCTCGACGACGAGCGAAAAGTCGATGTCACCCGAAGCCTGCGCGCAGCACTGCACGGCTTCGTCGGTTTGCGCCAAGCCGGCGGATTCGCCATGGAACGCAGCGTCGATGACAGTCTCGGGTGGTTGATCGGCACGTTTGACAATGCGTGCAACTCACGATGA
- a CDS encoding alpha/beta fold hydrolase — MTTSQSNQSHAIRYLNRDEGRIAYEVSGSGPLIVGVPGMGDLRSTFQYLMPVLVGAGFRVAVMDLRGHGDSDATFASYDDEAAAGDIAALIAELGGPAVVIGNSMGAGAAVLAAAAAPDTVSGLVLIGPFVRDPHVAPPVKMLMRIAMTPPFARLVWNAYLPSLYAGTKGEGFGEHRRAIMDSMKRRGRATAFSRTTATSHAPVEAVIGRVQSPTLVVMGKLDPDFPDPSVEADWVADAASADAASGQVVMIDDAGHYPQFQRPDLVNPAIIDFVRAVRAGA; from the coding sequence ATGACAACTAGCCAATCCAATCAATCACATGCCATTCGCTATTTGAACAGGGATGAGGGGCGCATTGCTTATGAGGTCAGCGGATCGGGGCCGCTGATTGTGGGTGTTCCGGGCATGGGCGACTTGCGTTCCACTTTTCAATACCTCATGCCGGTGCTCGTCGGTGCGGGATTTCGGGTTGCGGTGATGGACCTTCGCGGTCACGGGGACAGTGACGCGACATTCGCCTCCTACGACGATGAGGCGGCCGCTGGCGACATTGCCGCGCTGATCGCCGAGCTGGGAGGGCCGGCTGTCGTGATCGGCAATTCCATGGGTGCCGGTGCTGCCGTCCTGGCCGCCGCTGCAGCCCCGGACACGGTCAGCGGGCTGGTGTTGATCGGCCCGTTCGTCCGTGACCCGCACGTCGCGCCGCCGGTCAAAATGCTCATGCGGATCGCCATGACACCGCCGTTCGCCCGCCTGGTCTGGAATGCGTATCTGCCGTCGCTTTATGCCGGGACGAAGGGGGAGGGATTTGGCGAGCATCGACGGGCGATCATGGATTCAATGAAGCGCCGCGGACGTGCGACGGCCTTTTCGCGGACCACCGCGACCTCGCATGCGCCGGTCGAAGCCGTGATCGGTCGCGTGCAGTCGCCAACCCTCGTTGTGATGGGGAAGCTCGACCCGGACTTTCCCGATCCTTCCGTTGAAGCCGATTGGGTCGCCGACGCCGCGTCCGCCGATGCTGCGTCCGGCCAAGTCGTCATGATCGACGATGCCGGGCACTACCCGCAGTTCCAACGACCGGACCTGGTGAACCCGGCGATCATCGACTTCGTGCGTGCGGTGAGAGCCGGTGCCTAG
- a CDS encoding PEP/pyruvate-binding domain-containing protein codes for MTITRHTGADDPEFTPRRSSPSASPLGTKARPPLIASLDSLGAKDLPIAGGKGANLGELTRAGFPVPGGFVVTTAAYDLMLTETGIGADLKTRVGADGDGSALRREIASSAMPGAVADGIRAAYAGLGEGAVAVRSSATAEDLPGAAFAGQQDTYLNIKGPDDVIDAVARCWASLWTDRAISYRARQGVAADHVSIAVVVQRMVPSEFAGVMFSANPVTGDRSQIVVDASRGLGESVVSGLVTPEHFVLDSNNQIDEWRAGGNEAVISGLDDGGTDEVAGTPSATQELPNSALTRLAELGRSVESHFGRPQDMEWALADGEVRLVQARPMTALPPEQVDLNAFQRKVGPFFFEMLQTRPTPLDASGWMDRGIVKMVRDMAASVAVRFPDMPDFLPETDGVIESFIPPVPRPTLRSLGAPASLARRIKRYKPAHWQRDARFAKFLSAVAELRRRDVGALSWRDLTAMPSELFAAMDVITQLRIDYLPGSFAPAGKLRAELAALRRSDLASALVAGAPTQTRAANDALNALAEMVRDDERLSKAFTELQGAELLKLLRGAPEFDAFNTALTALLDRFGHRETVSPLLVSEPTWRSDPTVVLGLVKVLADTPPDDTVDRTATAIAELARHPALRNPKRRRQVLDTIEAARLGLAFREDSHFYGTQVLPILQDVFAEIGRRLVARHVIEAPQEVYLFKLDELEAIDDVDELTASDVGRLSDLAMRRTAIMAGFAGVPLINVLSFSPDRTAPDGVRLSATPASGGTATGPVRVIRAPSEFGELRSGDILVCPYTNPAWTPLFQRAAAVVVDTGGLGSHAAIVAREYGIPAVMGTGSGTSVLVDGERITVDGDLGFVVNAEDATDAQAGPA; via the coding sequence ATGACAATCACCCGGCACACCGGAGCGGACGATCCCGAGTTCACACCCCGTCGTTCGTCGCCGAGCGCCTCGCCTCTCGGGACGAAAGCCCGCCCACCGCTTATCGCCTCGCTCGACAGCCTCGGCGCCAAGGATCTGCCGATCGCCGGCGGCAAGGGCGCCAATTTGGGCGAGCTCACCCGCGCCGGATTCCCGGTGCCGGGAGGATTCGTGGTGACCACCGCGGCTTACGACCTGATGCTCACCGAGACCGGCATCGGAGCTGATCTCAAAACCCGGGTGGGAGCGGACGGCGACGGTTCCGCACTCCGCCGCGAGATCGCGTCGTCTGCCATGCCCGGGGCCGTGGCGGACGGCATCCGCGCCGCCTATGCCGGTCTGGGCGAGGGAGCCGTTGCCGTTCGATCGTCCGCCACCGCCGAGGACCTGCCCGGCGCGGCATTCGCCGGGCAGCAGGACACGTATTTGAACATCAAGGGCCCCGACGACGTGATTGACGCCGTGGCACGATGCTGGGCGTCGTTGTGGACGGACCGCGCGATCTCGTACCGGGCGCGGCAGGGCGTCGCGGCCGACCATGTGAGCATTGCAGTAGTCGTCCAGCGCATGGTGCCGAGCGAATTCGCCGGCGTGATGTTCTCCGCGAATCCCGTCACGGGCGACCGCAGTCAGATAGTCGTTGATGCGAGCCGCGGCCTCGGCGAATCCGTGGTGTCCGGGCTTGTCACGCCCGAGCACTTCGTCCTGGACTCGAACAATCAAATCGACGAGTGGCGGGCGGGCGGCAACGAAGCAGTCATCAGCGGATTGGACGACGGCGGCACCGATGAGGTGGCCGGAACACCGTCGGCGACGCAAGAGTTGCCGAACTCGGCGCTGACGCGGCTTGCCGAACTCGGGCGGTCCGTCGAATCGCATTTCGGGCGGCCGCAGGACATGGAATGGGCGTTGGCGGACGGCGAGGTCCGGCTCGTGCAGGCCCGCCCGATGACTGCGCTGCCACCGGAGCAGGTCGACCTGAACGCGTTCCAACGCAAGGTCGGGCCATTCTTCTTTGAAATGCTGCAGACCCGTCCGACTCCGCTCGATGCCTCCGGGTGGATGGACCGCGGCATCGTCAAAATGGTGCGCGACATGGCGGCCAGCGTCGCAGTGCGATTCCCCGACATGCCCGATTTCCTCCCCGAGACGGACGGCGTCATAGAGAGTTTCATCCCTCCGGTCCCGCGCCCGACGTTGCGATCGCTGGGGGCGCCGGCATCGCTGGCCCGCCGCATCAAACGATACAAGCCGGCACATTGGCAGCGGGACGCGCGATTCGCCAAATTCCTCTCGGCCGTCGCCGAGCTGCGACGGCGCGACGTCGGGGCACTTTCGTGGCGCGACCTCACCGCGATGCCCAGCGAGTTGTTCGCCGCCATGGACGTCATCACGCAGCTGCGCATCGATTACCTTCCCGGCTCGTTCGCCCCGGCCGGCAAGCTGCGCGCCGAGCTCGCAGCGCTTCGGCGTTCCGATCTGGCATCGGCCCTGGTTGCCGGTGCTCCCACGCAGACGCGGGCCGCCAACGATGCACTGAATGCCCTGGCCGAGATGGTGCGCGATGACGAGCGCTTGAGCAAGGCTTTCACCGAGCTGCAGGGCGCGGAACTCCTGAAATTACTGCGGGGCGCCCCCGAATTCGACGCGTTCAACACTGCGTTGACGGCGCTGCTCGATCGGTTCGGGCACCGCGAAACCGTCAGTCCGCTGCTCGTGTCGGAGCCGACGTGGAGGTCGGATCCGACTGTCGTGCTCGGTCTCGTCAAGGTACTTGCGGACACTCCGCCGGACGACACCGTCGACCGGACCGCCACCGCCATCGCCGAGCTCGCCCGGCATCCGGCTTTGCGGAATCCCAAGCGCCGCCGGCAGGTGCTGGACACCATCGAGGCGGCTCGGCTCGGATTGGCGTTCCGTGAGGATTCGCATTTCTACGGCACGCAAGTGCTCCCGATCCTGCAAGACGTTTTTGCGGAGATCGGACGGCGACTTGTCGCCCGGCACGTCATCGAAGCTCCGCAAGAGGTGTACCTGTTCAAACTCGACGAGCTCGAGGCCATCGACGACGTCGACGAATTGACCGCCTCCGACGTAGGCCGATTGAGCGACTTGGCGATGCGCCGCACCGCGATCATGGCGGGTTTTGCCGGCGTCCCGTTGATCAACGTGCTGAGCTTCTCTCCGGATCGGACGGCTCCGGACGGCGTCCGGCTCAGTGCGACACCCGCAAGCGGCGGCACGGCGACCGGACCGGTCCGGGTGATTCGTGCCCCGTCCGAGTTCGGCGAGCTGCGTTCCGGCGACATACTGGTCTGCCCATACACAAATCCGGCCTGGACGCCGCTTTTCCAGCGAGCTGCCGCGGTAGTCGTCGACACCGGAGGGCTCGGATCGCATGCGGCTATCGTCGCCCGCGAATACGGAATCCCGGCGGTGATGGGCACCGGGTCGGGCACGTCCGTGCTGGTGGACGGCGAACGGATCACCGTTGACGGGGACCTCGGGTTCGTGGTGAATGCCGAAGACGCCACCGACGCACAGGCGGGGCCGGCGTGA
- a CDS encoding TetR/AcrR family transcriptional regulator, with protein MSGSSRVADVRSAKVGRRTIDHRTLPRRRGAVLEHAIFEAVLAEIDDVGYESMTMESVAIRAHAGKASLYRRWPDKIALVRDTVYHRMPGPEAFDTGSLRGDLLRTLKAANVELSGSVGSAMRGLIGESLLDPVRRERFRKLTEGRTATTIRSAVQRAVERGEIDAALVNERKVETGPALLRQQFLFGHDAVTNDFLKEVVDDVLLPLFGIGR; from the coding sequence GTGAGCGGGAGCAGTCGCGTCGCCGACGTGCGCAGCGCGAAGGTGGGCCGACGCACCATTGACCACCGGACGCTCCCCCGCCGGCGCGGCGCCGTGCTGGAGCACGCGATCTTCGAAGCCGTGCTGGCCGAGATCGACGACGTCGGCTACGAAAGCATGACCATGGAGTCCGTGGCGATCCGTGCTCACGCCGGCAAAGCGTCGCTGTACCGCCGGTGGCCGGACAAGATCGCACTGGTCCGCGACACTGTCTATCACCGGATGCCCGGGCCGGAAGCCTTCGACACCGGCAGTCTGCGCGGAGATCTGCTGCGCACATTGAAGGCCGCCAATGTGGAGTTGTCCGGCAGCGTGGGCTCCGCGATGCGCGGGCTCATCGGCGAGTCCCTGCTGGATCCGGTTCGCAGGGAACGCTTCCGGAAGCTGACGGAGGGGCGCACCGCGACCACGATCCGATCGGCCGTACAACGCGCGGTTGAACGCGGCGAGATCGATGCGGCGCTCGTGAACGAGCGGAAGGTGGAGACCGGGCCGGCGCTACTCCGGCAGCAGTTCCTCTTTGGCCACGACGCCGTCACGAACGATTTCCTGAAAGAGGTCGTGGACGACGTGTTGTTGCCGCTCTTCGGCATCGGGCGTTGA
- a CDS encoding SAM-dependent methyltransferase, whose product MPIPRIHEIMEADQRILNAFSPEKLHRLGQAIGLNDSTTVLDLACGKAEMLATWARDYGISGLGVDFSEVFVADARDRVRELGVADRITIEYGDARNFSPRQRFDVACCIGATWIGNGVEGTIELLRQSVTTQGLMLIGEPFWRKAPTAEESVEMGFSADEFSSSLHELVARFTACDLDVVEMFISSEDDWDRYVAPKWLTMRRWLEDNPHDPMFDEVRAELTNSQLSYTRYQRDMLGWGIFGLLER is encoded by the coding sequence ATGCCGATACCACGGATCCACGAAATCATGGAGGCCGACCAGCGGATCCTCAATGCCTTCTCACCGGAGAAGCTGCATCGACTCGGGCAAGCGATCGGTCTCAATGATTCGACGACCGTCCTCGACCTGGCGTGCGGAAAGGCCGAGATGCTGGCGACGTGGGCTCGCGACTACGGAATCTCCGGCCTCGGTGTCGACTTCAGTGAGGTCTTTGTGGCCGATGCGCGTGACCGGGTGCGCGAACTTGGCGTGGCCGACCGGATCACTATCGAATACGGTGACGCCCGCAACTTTTCGCCCCGGCAGCGTTTCGACGTCGCGTGCTGCATCGGCGCCACCTGGATCGGCAATGGCGTCGAGGGGACCATCGAGCTGTTGCGGCAAAGCGTGACGACGCAAGGGCTCATGCTGATCGGCGAACCGTTCTGGCGAAAGGCTCCCACAGCAGAGGAGTCGGTCGAGATGGGATTCTCGGCTGACGAGTTCTCATCGTCGCTGCACGAACTTGTCGCGCGCTTTACGGCGTGCGATTTGGACGTCGTCGAGATGTTCATATCGAGTGAAGACGACTGGGACAGATACGTCGCACCGAAATGGCTGACGATGCGCCGTTGGCTGGAAGACAATCCGCACGATCCGATGTTCGACGAGGTGCGCGCCGAACTGACGAACAGCCAATTGAGCTACACGCGATACCAGCGCGACATGCTCGGCTGGGGCATATTCGGCCTGCTGGAACGTTGA
- a CDS encoding HNH endonuclease signature motif containing protein — protein MVDITPENAQSILNALIAKTGHVDPPPDTGTGTGTDSGMAVTDSACTRDGGPGEATRLDDSVPGLLAGWGASVRGLVDAPCATLSDRQLTDHLVEVDRLRRASDAAYLRLVAEVDARGAAPGSRVGAVSTANLLTAGCGASPGRAKADLDAAHALYTSTVETSALVPTCRPGPLAGMAGMLEDGTIRLAHVDTAVRALDRIPEHFLRARENDPDAGPDTTVDNDLAGADDEVSKVLVGFFATHAPTMSPRKMAELSDELLRQIAPPTDDLFDPDAFNRRDLAISTDLAGMVHGRYQLDANAGGLFAAIIDALSGPLPQTSDDTGEVTVRDPRKPGQRRADALTEIIRLAAARLQIHTAPTTEDTAAANTDPKSTDGNNPDDAPNLGLFDLPERAGKATGTSRAGRLRPGRRAPRIVIVTTEDQVRARRRDRDTRTPRPGTNPRTSPGTSPGQEPPDGPECRYGPDDPSRSFSPGLGLVDAGMVARTACDAVFERIILDANGAILDLGTGVRLATPAQRRALEARDKGCTFPGCNRPASWCDAHHVIWFSRGGPTSIDNMALLCPAHHSLIHTGQWTMTMIDGIPYARPAPGGRTPAIYGTAVSPDGWIRNTYFDALNHAKHTAATIRHLATG, from the coding sequence ATGGTCGACATCACGCCGGAGAACGCGCAGTCGATCCTGAATGCGCTGATTGCCAAGACCGGTCACGTCGATCCTCCGCCCGACACCGGCACCGGCACCGGTACCGATTCGGGCATGGCCGTGACTGATAGTGCTTGCACGCGCGACGGCGGGCCGGGCGAGGCTACTCGCTTAGACGATTCGGTGCCGGGGTTGTTGGCCGGGTGGGGCGCGTCGGTGCGGGGCCTGGTCGACGCCCCGTGTGCGACATTGTCGGATCGGCAATTGACGGATCACCTGGTTGAGGTCGATCGGTTGCGTCGGGCTTCGGATGCCGCGTATTTGCGGCTGGTTGCCGAAGTCGATGCGCGCGGGGCGGCGCCGGGTAGCCGGGTTGGGGCGGTGTCGACGGCGAATCTTCTTACTGCCGGGTGTGGGGCGTCGCCGGGTCGGGCGAAAGCCGATCTGGATGCCGCGCACGCTTTGTATACGTCCACTGTCGAAACGTCCGCGCTGGTGCCGACGTGCCGGCCGGGCCCGTTGGCCGGGATGGCCGGCATGCTTGAAGACGGCACGATTCGCCTGGCCCATGTGGATACCGCCGTGCGTGCTCTTGACCGGATCCCCGAACACTTCCTGCGCGCGCGTGAAAACGACCCCGACGCGGGCCCGGACACGACAGTCGATAACGATCTGGCCGGGGCGGACGACGAAGTTTCCAAGGTGCTGGTTGGTTTTTTCGCTACCCACGCGCCGACCATGAGTCCGCGGAAGATGGCCGAGCTCAGTGACGAGCTCCTCCGCCAAATCGCCCCGCCCACCGATGACCTTTTCGATCCGGACGCGTTCAACCGGCGCGATCTTGCGATCAGCACGGATTTGGCCGGCATGGTCCACGGCCGCTACCAGCTCGATGCGAATGCCGGAGGCTTGTTTGCCGCGATCATTGACGCATTATCGGGCCCGCTCCCGCAGACCAGTGACGACACCGGCGAAGTCACGGTCCGCGATCCGCGCAAACCCGGTCAACGCCGCGCGGACGCATTGACCGAGATCATCCGCCTGGCCGCAGCACGCCTGCAAATCCACACAGCACCCACCACCGAGGACACCGCAGCGGCCAACACCGATCCCAAAAGCACCGATGGCAATAATCCGGACGACGCGCCAAACCTTGGACTGTTCGATCTGCCCGAGCGGGCAGGAAAGGCCACCGGCACGTCGCGTGCCGGACGCCTGCGTCCCGGACGGCGCGCGCCACGCATCGTGATCGTCACCACCGAAGACCAGGTCCGGGCCCGCCGCCGCGACCGCGACACCCGGACCCCTCGCCCGGGAACAAACCCGAGAACAAGCCCGGGAACAAGCCCAGGACAAGAACCGCCGGACGGACCGGAATGCCGGTACGGGCCGGACGATCCGTCCCGCTCCTTCAGCCCCGGCCTCGGGCTCGTTGACGCCGGGATGGTGGCCCGTACCGCCTGCGACGCGGTATTCGAACGCATCATCCTGGACGCCAACGGCGCGATCCTGGACCTCGGCACCGGTGTGCGCCTTGCCACCCCGGCCCAGCGACGCGCACTTGAAGCACGCGATAAAGGATGCACCTTCCCCGGATGCAACAGACCCGCATCCTGGTGCGACGCCCACCACGTCATCTGGTTCTCCCGCGGTGGGCCGACCAGCATCGACAACATGGCCCTTCTCTGTCCGGCGCACCATTCACTGATCCATACCGGACAATGGACCATGACCATGATCGATGGCATCCCCTATGCCCGGCCCGCGCCCGGCGGCCGCACGCCGGCGATCTACGGCACCGCCGTGTCCCCCGACGGATGGATCCGCAACACCTACTTCGACGCCCTGAACCACGCCAAACACACCGCCGCAACCATCCGACACCTCGCCACCGGATAA
- a CDS encoding AzlD domain-containing protein — translation MSTLTQLLIAIGGLAIGTFAFRVAGPLLGKNAKSPDGEGEPCAGAEGERRGLPPWLEALMSRGAVVLLIAVVASTALTEEQGFAGIARPAGVLVGGVLAWLKVPFIVVILAAAAVAAGLRLMGVA, via the coding sequence ATGAGCACGCTGACGCAATTGTTGATAGCCATCGGCGGACTCGCAATTGGAACTTTCGCGTTTCGTGTTGCCGGCCCGCTGCTGGGGAAGAACGCAAAATCGCCGGACGGCGAGGGTGAGCCGTGTGCCGGCGCCGAGGGCGAACGGCGCGGGCTCCCGCCGTGGCTCGAGGCATTGATGTCGCGCGGGGCCGTCGTCTTACTCATTGCGGTCGTCGCAAGCACGGCATTGACGGAGGAACAGGGGTTTGCCGGCATCGCCCGGCCGGCCGGAGTACTTGTCGGCGGAGTGCTCGCGTGGCTGAAGGTACCGTTCATCGTGGTGATCCTTGCGGCCGCCGCGGTCGCCGCCGGCTTGCGGTTGATGGGCGTGGCCTAG